Proteins encoded together in one Kutzneria kofuensis window:
- a CDS encoding YiaA/YiaB family inner membrane protein → MTTSPPASGPTPAFFAQAAISFGLSLLAVAVGVALLPVDPWIRAFLAVGVLYTVTSAFTLAKVVRDRHEDTSLAHRVDRARVDKLIAEHDPFRVD, encoded by the coding sequence ATGACAACCTCGCCTCCCGCGTCCGGTCCGACCCCCGCCTTCTTCGCCCAGGCCGCGATCTCGTTCGGCCTGTCGCTGCTGGCGGTGGCGGTCGGGGTCGCGTTGCTGCCGGTCGACCCGTGGATCAGAGCTTTCCTGGCGGTCGGCGTGCTCTACACCGTGACGTCCGCGTTCACGCTGGCCAAGGTCGTGCGCGACCGGCACGAGGACACCAGCCTCGCGCACCGCGTCGACCGGGCCCGGGTGGACAAGTTGATCGCCGAGCACGATCCGTTCCGGGTCGACTGA
- a CDS encoding LutC/YkgG family protein — protein sequence MADARSVVLGRIRRALADRPAAREIPRAYDVSRPLGDLVELAAERIADYRAEVHRVASADVPAKIAELLAERGVRRMVGPVDLPSNWRVDGAEWSTDSPPLSIDQLDAADGVLTGCAVAIAETGTIVLDGGEAQGRRALTLVPDYHLCVVRTDQIVGIVPEALARLEPTRPLTFISGPSATSDIELDRVEGVHGPRTLHVIIAH from the coding sequence GTGGCTGACGCGAGGTCAGTGGTTCTCGGCCGGATTCGTCGCGCCCTGGCGGACCGGCCCGCGGCGCGGGAGATTCCCCGCGCGTACGACGTGAGCCGGCCGCTCGGCGACCTGGTGGAGCTGGCGGCCGAGCGGATCGCCGACTACCGGGCCGAGGTGCACCGGGTCGCGTCGGCCGACGTGCCGGCGAAGATCGCGGAGCTGCTGGCGGAGCGCGGCGTTCGGCGAATGGTCGGACCTGTCGACCTGCCGTCGAACTGGCGGGTTGACGGCGCGGAATGGTCGACCGACTCCCCGCCGCTGTCAATCGATCAGTTGGACGCCGCCGACGGCGTGCTGACCGGCTGCGCCGTGGCCATCGCCGAGACCGGCACCATCGTGCTCGACGGCGGCGAGGCGCAGGGCCGTCGGGCGCTGACGCTCGTGCCGGACTACCACCTGTGCGTGGTCCGGACCGACCAGATCGTCGGCATCGTGCCGGAGGCGCTGGCCCGACTGGAGCCGACCCGGCCACTGACCTTCATCAGCGGGCCGTCCGCCACCAGCGACATCGAACTGGACCGGGTGGAGGGCGTCCACGGCCCCCGCACCCTGCACGTGATCATCGCCCACTGA
- a CDS encoding type II toxin-antitoxin system death-on-curing family toxin, with protein sequence MTRYLTTADLLAIAHATMGGEALVRDAGLIDSAAARPMTTMFGEQAYPDPHRKAAALMHSVLRNHPLIDGNKRLAWVAARVFLALNGIDFTPDEDRAVEFVLAAAAGESDDLDTVAATLREWSSTE encoded by the coding sequence ATGACCAGGTACCTGACGACGGCCGACCTGCTGGCGATCGCGCACGCCACGATGGGCGGCGAGGCGCTGGTCCGGGACGCGGGGCTGATCGACTCGGCGGCGGCCCGGCCGATGACGACGATGTTCGGCGAGCAGGCCTATCCGGATCCGCACCGGAAGGCGGCCGCGCTGATGCACTCCGTGCTGCGCAACCACCCGCTGATCGACGGCAACAAACGGCTGGCCTGGGTCGCGGCCCGGGTGTTCCTGGCGTTGAACGGCATCGATTTCACGCCGGACGAGGATCGGGCCGTGGAATTCGTGCTCGCGGCGGCGGCCGGCGAATCGGACGACCTGGATACGGTGGCGGCGACCCTGCGGGAATGGTCGTCAACTGAGTAG
- a CDS encoding sigma-70 family RNA polymerase sigma factor codes for MAEFSRPVSAGADDDQALLDRLRAGDDSAFGLLFSRHADAVRRFAMQQVRDAAEADDLTAEAFFRVLQAVRRGNGPTDHVRTYLLTVARRVSWEWSARRRDVPVEDAELDRRAEPYTDNSSRLAESTLIGQAFSSLPERWRTVLWQVEVEGERPAVVAPHFGLSANATAALARRARDGLRAAYLQAHLTQDLGATACQSVREKLGGYTAGTVKGLEGRRIKAHLRGCAQCKSLQGELREVCSALRAHAGVLVPVVGLGATAAVASQAATGGGFGAAVVGKGALLATRVKLALTASSVAAVGVFGIAIGPWLSHTHEALPNPSDNQVVSTYCAPSPGQPTPGNGQAGTSAMPTSTFASGQPASGKFQAAEGAKTAFFGKQPAQHGGQLAPPQQTGVAADPTPTSTSVTSTAPTGTSGRVLDDPVTSSSDSTPTIAVLQSSTPETTEPSKSTPSRTTAPKKPPQSSSTATPTTTTPTSTSMPAETATGPTAPRTPR; via the coding sequence ATGGCAGAGTTCAGCCGCCCGGTGTCGGCGGGAGCCGATGACGACCAAGCCCTGCTCGACAGACTTCGCGCCGGCGACGACAGCGCGTTCGGCCTGCTGTTCTCGCGGCACGCGGACGCGGTCCGCCGGTTCGCCATGCAGCAGGTGCGGGACGCGGCGGAGGCCGACGACCTGACCGCGGAGGCCTTCTTCCGCGTGTTGCAGGCGGTGCGCCGCGGCAACGGACCGACCGATCACGTGCGGACCTACCTGCTGACGGTGGCCCGCCGGGTGTCGTGGGAGTGGAGCGCCCGCCGGCGGGACGTGCCGGTGGAGGACGCGGAGCTGGACCGCCGGGCGGAGCCGTACACGGACAACTCGTCACGGCTGGCCGAGAGCACGTTGATCGGCCAGGCGTTCAGCAGCCTGCCGGAGCGCTGGCGGACGGTGTTGTGGCAGGTCGAGGTGGAGGGCGAGCGGCCGGCAGTGGTCGCGCCGCATTTCGGCCTGAGCGCGAACGCCACCGCGGCGCTGGCCCGCCGCGCCCGTGACGGTCTGCGCGCGGCCTACCTGCAGGCGCATCTGACGCAGGATCTCGGCGCGACGGCCTGCCAGTCGGTGCGGGAGAAGCTCGGTGGCTACACCGCCGGCACCGTGAAGGGCCTTGAGGGCCGTCGGATCAAGGCACACCTGCGCGGCTGTGCCCAGTGCAAGTCGCTGCAGGGTGAGCTACGCGAGGTCTGCTCCGCGCTGCGTGCGCACGCCGGCGTGCTCGTGCCGGTGGTCGGCCTCGGCGCTACCGCCGCCGTCGCCAGCCAAGCCGCCACTGGAGGCGGATTCGGCGCCGCCGTCGTCGGTAAGGGCGCCTTGCTCGCGACCCGGGTGAAACTGGCGCTGACCGCCAGCTCGGTCGCGGCCGTCGGTGTCTTCGGTATCGCCATCGGCCCGTGGCTGTCGCACACCCACGAGGCGCTGCCCAACCCCAGCGACAACCAGGTCGTGTCCACGTACTGCGCGCCGTCGCCGGGGCAACCGACCCCGGGCAACGGCCAGGCCGGCACGTCGGCGATGCCGACCAGCACGTTCGCCAGCGGCCAGCCCGCGTCCGGCAAGTTCCAGGCGGCCGAGGGCGCGAAGACGGCGTTCTTCGGCAAGCAGCCGGCCCAGCACGGCGGCCAGCTGGCGCCGCCGCAGCAGACCGGCGTCGCCGCCGACCCCACGCCGACCAGCACCAGCGTGACGTCGACCGCGCCGACCGGCACCTCCGGGCGAGTGCTCGACGACCCGGTGACCAGCAGCTCCGACAGCACGCCGACGATCGCCGTGCTGCAGAGCTCCACGCCGGAGACCACCGAGCCGAGCAAGAGCACGCCGTCCAGGACCACGGCCCCGAAGAAGCCGCCGCAGTCCTCGAGCACCGCCACGCCGACGACGACCACACCGACCTCGACCAGCATGCCGGCCGAAACCGCGACCGGTCCGACCGCGCCCCGAACGCCCCGTTGA
- a CDS encoding alpha/beta fold hydrolase: MPQLTANGITLEYDTFGDPADPALLLVMGLGAQMTAWDPGLCQLLVDKGFHVIRFDNRDAGLSQSFDDHPVDAAAVMAGDASSAPYKLADMADDAAALLAELGIDRAHVVGASMGGMIVQELLIRHPDRLLSACSIMSTTGDTTVGASTPEAMAALQAPPPQTAEEAGEAAVRASRVIGSTGFPFDEERVRAAGKASFERARRPMGFVRQFAAIIASGDRTEGLRSVTVPTLVIHGEADPLLNVSGGKATAAAIPNSRLLVIPGMGHDLPAPAWPQIVDAIADNAARAGSSATV, translated from the coding sequence ATGCCGCAACTGACCGCGAACGGGATCACGCTGGAGTACGACACCTTCGGCGACCCGGCCGATCCCGCCCTGCTGCTGGTGATGGGCCTCGGCGCGCAGATGACCGCCTGGGACCCGGGGCTGTGCCAGCTGTTGGTGGACAAGGGATTCCACGTGATCCGGTTCGACAACCGCGACGCCGGCCTGTCGCAGTCCTTCGACGACCACCCGGTGGACGCCGCCGCGGTGATGGCCGGCGACGCCTCCTCGGCTCCGTACAAGCTGGCGGACATGGCCGACGATGCCGCGGCGTTGCTGGCCGAGCTGGGCATCGACCGGGCGCACGTGGTGGGCGCGTCGATGGGCGGAATGATCGTCCAGGAGCTGCTGATCCGGCACCCCGACCGGCTGCTGTCCGCCTGCTCGATCATGTCCACCACCGGCGACACCACGGTCGGCGCGTCCACGCCGGAGGCGATGGCGGCGCTGCAGGCCCCGCCGCCGCAGACCGCCGAGGAGGCCGGGGAGGCCGCGGTCCGGGCGAGCAGGGTGATCGGCTCGACCGGCTTCCCGTTCGACGAGGAACGCGTCCGCGCCGCGGGCAAGGCCTCGTTCGAGCGGGCCCGCCGGCCGATGGGCTTCGTCCGCCAGTTCGCCGCGATCATCGCCTCCGGCGACCGCACGGAGGGCCTGCGCTCGGTGACGGTGCCGACACTGGTGATCCACGGTGAGGCGGACCCGCTGCTCAACGTCTCCGGGGGCAAGGCCACCGCGGCCGCGATCCCGAACTCGCGGCTGTTGGTCATCCCCGGCATGGGCCACGACCTCCCGGCGCCGGCCTGGCCACAGATCGTGGACGCGATCGCCGACAACGCCGCCCGCGCGGGGTCCTCAGCGACCGTGTGA
- a CDS encoding Fpg/Nei family DNA glycosylase, translating to MPELPEVEALAHHLREFAVGRTVARVDVASLSVLKTASPPWTDLHGREVTGAGRHGKHLDLDCGGLHLIVHLARAGWLRWANTLSATPPKPGKGPLALRVHLGPPGEGPGFDLTEAGTKKGLAVWIVKDPAEVPSIARLGPDALSLDRDALAALFKGRTERLKTALTDQTLLAGVGNAYSDEIMHTAQLSPYATAGKLDDNALDRLHAAMRSVLTDAVTRSVGQGSATLKGEKRSGLRVHGRTGLPCPVCGDTVREVSFADKSFQYCPTCQTGGKPLADRRLSRLLK from the coding sequence TTGCCTGAACTGCCCGAGGTCGAAGCGCTCGCGCATCACCTGCGCGAGTTCGCTGTCGGCCGCACGGTGGCGCGGGTCGACGTGGCGTCGCTGTCGGTGCTCAAGACCGCCAGCCCGCCGTGGACCGACCTGCACGGCCGCGAGGTCACCGGCGCCGGCCGGCACGGCAAGCACCTGGACCTGGACTGCGGCGGGCTGCACCTGATCGTGCACCTGGCCCGCGCCGGCTGGCTGCGCTGGGCGAACACGCTGTCCGCCACCCCGCCCAAGCCCGGCAAGGGGCCGCTGGCGCTGCGCGTGCACCTCGGGCCGCCCGGCGAGGGCCCGGGCTTCGACCTCACGGAGGCCGGCACCAAGAAGGGCCTGGCCGTGTGGATCGTCAAGGACCCGGCCGAGGTGCCCAGCATCGCCCGGCTCGGGCCGGACGCCCTGTCGCTGGACCGGGACGCGCTCGCCGCGCTGTTCAAGGGCCGGACCGAGCGGCTGAAGACGGCGCTGACCGACCAGACCCTGCTCGCCGGCGTCGGCAACGCCTACTCCGACGAGATCATGCACACCGCGCAGCTCTCGCCGTACGCCACCGCCGGCAAGCTCGACGACAACGCGCTGGACCGGCTACACGCCGCGATGCGCAGCGTGCTCACCGACGCCGTCACCCGGTCCGTCGGCCAGGGCTCGGCGACGCTCAAGGGGGAGAAGCGCTCCGGCCTGCGGGTGCACGGCCGGACCGGCCTGCCCTGCCCGGTCTGCGGCGACACCGTCCGCGAGGTCTCCTTCGCCGACAAGTCGTTCCAGTACTGCCCGACCTGCCAGACCGGCGGCAAGCCGCTGGCCGACCGCCGCCTGTCCCGCCTGCTCAAGTAG
- a CDS encoding chitinase: MTRSSLLHVLAGLTATALVTLAIVAQPATGATANLAANPGFESGLSGWTCSAAAAAGAPTHSGSGAVAGTPAGQNFAQCSQQVSVQPNSQYTLSAWVQGSYVYLGATGTGTTDPQTWTSSSSWQQLSTSFTTGASTTSVTIYVHGWYGQPTYYLDDVSLTGPAGNQPPPTTTTTTTTTTTTTTTTTGPTTPPSSGLPTHALVGYLHSSFANGSGYQPIASVPAAWNVIDLAFADSAGNGNIVFNRCSASECAGVESDADFLAGIKAQQAKGKKVVISIGGANGEVKLTSAAAATNFVNSVSAIIDRWGLDGVDIDFENQSLSLQAGDSDFRSPTTPVVVNLISALKQLKARYGTKFVLTMAPETFFVQLGYQFYGPGPNNAQDPRAGAFLPVIYALRDSLTLLTVQDYNSGPIMGLDNQYHQMGGADFHIAMTDMLLTGFPVAGNTSRMFPALSPGQVAIGVPANQNAGNGWIPTGTLDQALDCLTKGSNCGGYAVHGRHPDLRGLMTWSINWDKFNNWEFATNFTSYFGS; encoded by the coding sequence ATGACCCGCAGCTCCCTGCTTCACGTGTTAGCCGGTCTCACCGCAACCGCCCTGGTCACGCTGGCGATCGTGGCCCAGCCCGCGACCGGCGCCACCGCCAACCTGGCGGCCAATCCCGGCTTCGAGTCCGGCCTGTCCGGCTGGACCTGCTCGGCGGCCGCGGCCGCCGGCGCGCCGACGCACTCGGGTTCCGGCGCCGTCGCCGGCACGCCCGCCGGCCAGAACTTCGCCCAGTGCTCCCAACAGGTCAGCGTGCAGCCGAACTCGCAGTACACGCTGTCCGCCTGGGTCCAGGGCAGCTACGTCTACCTCGGCGCCACCGGCACCGGCACGACGGATCCGCAGACCTGGACGTCCAGCTCCAGCTGGCAGCAGCTGTCCACGTCGTTCACCACCGGCGCGTCCACCACGAGCGTCACGATCTACGTGCACGGCTGGTACGGGCAGCCGACCTACTACCTCGACGATGTGTCGCTGACCGGCCCGGCTGGCAACCAGCCGCCGCCCACGACGACCACCACCACAACAACCACGACGACGACCACCACGACCACGACCGGGCCGACCACCCCGCCCAGCTCCGGCCTGCCCACCCACGCCCTCGTCGGCTACCTGCACTCCAGCTTCGCCAACGGCTCCGGCTACCAGCCGATCGCGAGCGTGCCGGCCGCGTGGAACGTGATCGACCTGGCCTTCGCGGACTCCGCCGGCAACGGCAACATCGTGTTCAACCGCTGCTCGGCCAGCGAGTGCGCGGGCGTGGAGAGCGACGCCGACTTCCTGGCCGGCATCAAGGCGCAGCAGGCCAAGGGCAAGAAGGTGGTCATCTCCATCGGCGGCGCCAACGGCGAGGTGAAGCTGACCTCGGCCGCCGCCGCGACGAACTTCGTCAACTCGGTGAGCGCGATCATCGACCGGTGGGGCCTGGACGGCGTCGACATCGACTTCGAGAACCAGTCCCTGTCGCTGCAGGCCGGCGACTCCGACTTCCGCAGCCCGACCACCCCGGTCGTGGTCAACCTGATCTCGGCCCTCAAGCAGCTCAAGGCCCGCTACGGCACCAAGTTCGTGCTCACGATGGCGCCGGAGACGTTCTTCGTGCAGCTCGGCTACCAGTTCTACGGTCCCGGCCCGAACAACGCCCAGGACCCGCGCGCCGGCGCCTTCCTGCCCGTGATCTACGCGCTGCGGGACTCCCTGACACTGCTCACCGTCCAGGACTACAACTCGGGGCCGATCATGGGCCTGGACAACCAGTACCACCAGATGGGCGGGGCGGACTTCCACATCGCCATGACCGACATGCTGCTGACCGGCTTCCCGGTGGCCGGCAACACTTCACGCATGTTCCCGGCGCTGAGCCCCGGCCAGGTCGCCATCGGCGTTCCCGCCAACCAGAACGCCGGCAACGGCTGGATCCCCACCGGCACTCTCGATCAGGCTCTTGACTGCCTGACCAAGGGCTCCAACTGCGGCGGCTATGCCGTGCACGGCCGCCATCCCGACCTTCGCGGCCTGATGACCTGGTCCATCAACTGGGATAAGTTCAACAACTGGGAGTTCGCCACCAACTTCACCTCGTACTTCGGCAGCTGA
- a CDS encoding DUF983 domain-containing protein, which produces MTRLVRGADGRMWTVRGRMSWANMDGADDFEHDVAGGHGPGIGMISILVILTVVLLVWRPAGVVVPGWLILALVLLFLFFPARWALRRPWTIVAETPGDLDEHPPERWVGTVRGVFNVRQETSKVARNIEVYSLPNVDGPLQPVD; this is translated from the coding sequence ATGACGCGGTTGGTACGTGGTGCCGACGGCCGGATGTGGACCGTTCGGGGCCGCATGTCGTGGGCGAACATGGACGGGGCCGACGACTTCGAGCACGACGTGGCCGGCGGCCACGGCCCGGGCATCGGCATGATCTCCATCCTGGTCATCCTGACCGTCGTGCTGCTGGTCTGGCGGCCGGCCGGTGTTGTCGTGCCGGGCTGGCTGATCCTCGCGCTGGTGCTGCTGTTCCTGTTCTTCCCGGCCCGCTGGGCGCTGCGCCGGCCTTGGACGATCGTCGCCGAGACCCCCGGCGACCTGGACGAACACCCGCCGGAGCGGTGGGTGGGAACCGTCCGCGGCGTGTTCAACGTGCGGCAGGAGACCAGCAAGGTCGCGCGTAACATCGAGGTGTACTCCCTGCCCAACGTGGACGGGCCGCTGCAACCGGTGGACTAG
- a CDS encoding DUF7674 family protein, with product MVEWRGEASARFPELRPYLERDSWSCHVFLFEVLQLALEAHRSGDEELLGRAYGFARWCFEQPGRFLSNAAVVSFYEHVFDDWDLRHDVAHRLPTEVMAQVRPLWEWRLPAEKLAEVDRLLGVADHPA from the coding sequence GTGGTGGAGTGGCGTGGAGAAGCGTCGGCGCGGTTCCCCGAACTGCGTCCCTACCTCGAACGCGACTCCTGGTCCTGCCACGTCTTCCTGTTCGAGGTGCTGCAGCTCGCCCTCGAAGCGCACCGCTCCGGCGACGAGGAGCTGCTCGGCCGGGCCTACGGCTTCGCCCGCTGGTGCTTCGAACAACCCGGCCGGTTCCTGTCCAACGCCGCCGTCGTCAGCTTCTACGAACACGTCTTCGACGACTGGGACCTCCGCCACGACGTCGCCCACCGGCTCCCCACGGAGGTCATGGCCCAGGTCCGCCCCCTGTGGGAATGGCGCCTGCCCGCCGAGAAGTTAGCCGAGGTGGACCGGCTGCTGGGGGTCGCCGACCACCCCGCTTGA